The genomic DNA GGTTCGCGGCGAGCACGAGCCCGTACTCGGGGTGCAGGCCTTTGATCGCGACGATGGTGCACACGCCCGAGGTCTGGGACGACGAGCGCGGAGCGTCAATCGCGCGGAGCCGTCAGCCGGGCGGAGGCGCCCCACACATCCCGCTCGGATCCGGGCGGCCGAAGGTGTCCCAGCCCGCGGCGTTGGCGTCGCAGGGGCTCGTGTAGAGGGCGCCGTCGCAGCCGCACGTCTCGTCGATCACGGGGGGGCACACGTCGGGCCGAGGGCGACAGACCCCCATCTCCCCTGGGACCCCGCACGGCGATGTGTCCGGATAGTCGCACCACTCGCCCTCGCCGCACGGAAGCCCGGCCGTCAGCGAACAGGCCCGGGCGGTGCCGCCGCAGCCGCTCCGCGCCGCGCCGCACTCGGCCATCGAGGCGTACACCGCGTCGCAGTCCGGCCCCTCACAGGTGCAGCCGCCGATGTTGACGCACGCCTCACCGTCCCAGACCACGCCGAGGTCGGCGAAGCAGGGCCCGACACCGCGCGCGAGCATGGGAGCGCACGGCCCCTCGTCGCACACCCCGTCGTAGGCCACCGACGTCCCGGACTGGTTCGCGTCGCTCGCGCAGCCGTAGGTCGTTCCGTCGCAGCCGCAGACGGGCGGCGCGTCGAAGGAGCACGGGAGCTCGCCCGGCCGGGGGCGGCACTCGCCGAAGCCCATGCCCCCGCTCCACGCCACGCACGCGCCGTCCTCGAGGTGACAGTACTCTTCCGCCGCGCAGTCCCGGCTCGTCTCACAGGACGCGCCGGTCGTGCAGTGCGCGTAGGCGGCCGCGCAGGCCATCTCGTCGTCGTACAGGTCGGCGCAGTCGGCTCCGATGCACTCGCAGCCCCCGATGGTCGCGCAGCTCGCGCCGTCCCACGCCACGCCGAGGATGGCCGCGCAAGCGCCCTCGCCTCGCGCGTCCTGGGGTGCACAGCTTCGACACGCGGCGTGATCACGCTCGCAGCGCTCGACCTCACCGGCGCCATAGACGCCGCAGTCCGCGCCGACGCAGCTGCACCCCGAGAGCTCGCGACACCGGGCGCCGTCCCACGCCACCCCGACGAGCGCGTCGCAGGCCCCCTCACCGCGCGCGTCCTGGGGCGCGCACTCCGAGGTGCTGCACTGTCCGGAGTGCAACAGCGCCGCGCCCGCCGCGGCGGCCTCACACGCGTTGCCGTACGTCACGCCGTCACAGCCGCAGACGGGCGCGAGGCCGAGGTCGCACGTCTCGGGGCGCGGAACGCACACGCCGTCGCCGCTGCAGGCGCCTTCGGTGAGCTGGCAGTAGTCGCCCGCGCCGCAGTCCGCGTTCGTGGTGCACGGGTCTTCGCACGCGATGGTGGTGCAGGCCGTGCCCGGCGGGGCGCAGATGCCACAGCTGGCGTTACAGCACTCGAGCCCGGCGCCGCACACGACCCGGCCGCAGGCCGTGGCGCCCGAGTCGCGCCCGACGCCCCCGTCGTCGTCGCCGACGTGGACCTGGCCGCCGCAGGCCGCCATCAGCGCGGAGCACGCGAAGGCCATCGCGAGCGAGACGTGGGTTCGAGACCCGGTTCGGTTCTTTTTCAGTCGAAGCATGGCGGAAAGCTCTCTCGGTCCTCCAAGGATGCGCATCGTCGGAGTGGCCGGCGCTCGCCGATTCCGTCAGCCTAATTTCGAATCGGGCGCACCTCGCGCGGCGGCAGGCCGCGGCAGCCGTCCACCTCCATGCGCGAGAGTGGGTCCAGCCCGGCCCCCGTGAAGCGACGCAGCGTCCCCTCGTGCGCGTCCGGGATGAGCAGCATCTCCGCCACAGGGTCCCAGGCCCCGTCCCCGATCACGAAGGCGGAGCCCGCCTCGAGCAGCGTCTCCGCGTGTCCCGTCGCGAGGTCGATGACGCCGACCCGATCGTGGATCCCCCGGCTCAGGTCACCCATGGCGGTCACCACCGCGCGGTCGGCGCCGACCGGGATCCCCCAGGTGTTGTAGGCGGGGAGCGCGGGGTGGGCGGCCGCGCGCCAGGTGTGTCGCACCCGGATCACGCCGCCCTCTTCGGCCAGGAGCGCGAGGCCCGCGCGCTCTCGCCGCGCGTCCTCGTCGACGAACGCCGGCCCTCCGCACGTCACCAGCACGGTCGCGTCGCCGGAGTCGACCTCGTCGCAGCCCGCGAGCCCGTCGAGGGGGATCACCTCGAGCGCGCCGCTCTCCGGGTCGAGGAGCGCGACCGCGCCGGGCCCGGTCACCATGAAGTCGGTGGTCGAGCGCGCGAGCCCGATCACCACGCGCTCGCCGAGCCACGCCATCCGGCTCGGCCGCGCGTGCAGCCGCTCGCCATCCTGGGTGAGCGCGGCCGAGGACAGCGCGATCCGGGAGACCACCCTCCCCTCGCGCCAGTCGACGATGAGGAGGTCGTCGCCGCGCTCCCGCTCACCCGCGTCCGGGTCGGGGTTGGGCTCGTGACGGCTGACGAGGACGCGCCCGCCGCCGAGCGGCAAGACATCGTGCGGATTCGCGCGAAAGGAAGAGCCGACGTCGACCTGCGACACCACCGCGCCCGCGCAGTGATCGAGGAAGCTGATCACGTCGGTCCCGAAGCGGTCGATCACCGCGACGACGCAGGGATCGACGGCCACGCTGGCCACCGCGACGTCGCCGCTCAAGCTCGCGACGATGCCTGGAGGAGCGCTGCCGGAGTCGATCCACGCCTCGGTGAGCGGCGCGCCCCGCTCGTCGAGGAGCGCGACCGAGGTCGACGCGTAGTCGCTGGACACGAGCGCGAACGCCGCCCCGGGCTCGGCCGTGAGCGCGGCTCCGGGGCACACCCCCTCGGGCGTCGCGCAGCCCACCCAGAGGGCGAGCCCCAGCAGCGCGCCCCTCACGGCGCCTCCGCGAGCCACCGCGCCGCCACCCCGTCGATGTCGGGCCCGTCGCTGACGGGATCCCGCGGGAAGGCGGCGCCCGTGTCGGGGTTGTCGTGCGCGGCGGCCGAGCTCAAGCGCACGTAGCGGGCGTGCGGCAGACCCACGTCGGCCAGGTCGAAGCCGTCCCCGCCGGCCTCGGTCGGGTCGAACAGGTCGAGCTCCGGGCGCTCCTCGGCGTGAAACGACACCGGGGTCACCCCCGCGAAGCCGCGCCAGTGCGGCGCGCGCGGCGAGTAGACGGTCTCGTCTTCGGCCAGGTAGTCGTGCGGGAACGCCACCCACGTCTCCCCGTCCTGGGAGACCTCGACCACCACCGGGTCCATGAAGGTGACTCCGTCGCCGTAGTCGAACGCGTTCTCGAAGACGACGAGGTCGACGCCGGGCCCGTCCACGAGGAGGCGCCCCGACCAGCCGAGCACGAGGTGGCCGCCGACCGAGATCGAGTAGACGTCGAGGCTCTGCGCCATCTGCCCGCCGCCGCGCACCCCGTTCGTCGCGCGGGTCGGGTCGCCGAAGCCCGCCCCCGTCTCGTCGGTCGCCTCGACGATCTCGTCCGCCGTCGCCGGAGCAGACTCGACCATGCAACTCTCGCTGCACCCGTCGCCCGTCTCGACGTTCCCGTCGTCGCAGGCCTCACCCGCCTGCGTCCGTCCATCTCCGCAGCGCGGCGTGGTCGCGTCGCCCGCGCTCCCGTCGCCCATGGCCACGGCGGCGTCGGCGGGCGTCGAGCCCCCACCGTCGCAGCCACCCAAGCTCGTGAGCAACAGCGCCCACGCGATCGTCGTTCTCATCTGGTCCGTGTCCCGGACCCCGTCGATCGCGCACGACCGGCCGGGGCCCTTCCGCGAGGCCCGCGTGACCACCGGCGAGCGGACCATTCCGGCCGCCGGCGCCTCGAGCAGGTCTTCGGACTCGCGGACGCGCGACCTCGGTCGCTCCTACCGGCCGTCGCTTCCCAGGCTT from Sandaracinaceae bacterium includes the following:
- a CDS encoding Kazal-type serine protease inhibitor domain-containing protein, producing MLRLKKNRTGSRTHVSLAMAFACSALMAACGGQVHVGDDDGGVGRDSGATACGRVVCGAGLECCNASCGICAPPGTACTTIACEDPCTTNADCGAGDYCQLTEGACSGDGVCVPRPETCDLGLAPVCGCDGVTYGNACEAAAAGAALLHSGQCSTSECAPQDARGEGACDALVGVAWDGARCRELSGCSCVGADCGVYGAGEVERCERDHAACRSCAPQDARGEGACAAILGVAWDGASCATIGGCECIGADCADLYDDEMACAAAYAHCTTGASCETSRDCAAEEYCHLEDGACVAWSGGMGFGECRPRPGELPCSFDAPPVCGCDGTTYGCASDANQSGTSVAYDGVCDEGPCAPMLARGVGPCFADLGVVWDGEACVNIGGCTCEGPDCDAVYASMAECGAARSGCGGTARACSLTAGLPCGEGEWCDYPDTSPCGVPGEMGVCRPRPDVCPPVIDETCGCDGALYTSPCDANAAGWDTFGRPDPSGMCGAPPPG
- a CDS encoding LIC_13355 family lipoprotein; its protein translation is MRTTIAWALLLTSLGGCDGGGSTPADAAVAMGDGSAGDATTPRCGDGRTQAGEACDDGNVETGDGCSESCMVESAPATADEIVEATDETGAGFGDPTRATNGVRGGGQMAQSLDVYSISVGGHLVLGWSGRLLVDGPGVDLVVFENAFDYGDGVTFMDPVVVEVSQDGETWVAFPHDYLAEDETVYSPRAPHWRGFAGVTPVSFHAEERPELDLFDPTEAGGDGFDLADVGLPHARYVRLSSAAAHDNPDTGAAFPRDPVSDGPDIDGVAARWLAEAP